A single region of the Deferribacter autotrophicus genome encodes:
- the nadC gene encoding carboxylating nicotinate-nucleotide diphosphorylase, with product MLNSALVDKIIELALLEDIGSGDLTTKFIAPFLKRSKYYLLAKEDFVVCGLPLVEKIFNSADKNVMVNYLKNDGDFVNPGDILAEITGEAATILKLERTVLNFLQRLSGIATNTYKYVKALEGTNIKILDTRKTTPGMRVLEKYAVRTGGGTNHRIGLFDGVMLKDTHIDAVGSIRKAVEILREGIPITVKIEVETRNLDEVAEAVEAGADIIMLDNFPLDKIKEACQIVNGRARIEVSGGVTLEKLALYKNFPIDYISVGALTNRFKAVDISMKFGELL from the coding sequence ATGTTAAATTCCGCTTTGGTTGACAAAATTATAGAACTTGCACTGCTTGAAGATATTGGCAGTGGAGATTTGACCACAAAGTTTATTGCGCCTTTTTTGAAAAGAAGTAAATATTATTTGCTAGCAAAGGAAGATTTCGTTGTTTGTGGTTTGCCTTTAGTGGAGAAAATATTTAACAGTGCCGATAAAAATGTAATGGTGAATTATCTAAAAAATGATGGTGACTTTGTTAATCCGGGAGATATCTTGGCTGAAATTACAGGTGAAGCAGCGACTATTTTAAAGCTGGAAAGAACTGTTTTAAACTTTTTGCAAAGATTGTCTGGAATAGCAACAAATACCTATAAATATGTGAAAGCATTAGAAGGGACAAATATAAAAATTTTAGATACTAGGAAGACTACTCCTGGAATGCGTGTTCTTGAAAAGTATGCTGTAAGAACAGGTGGTGGCACAAACCACAGGATTGGTCTTTTTGATGGAGTTATGTTAAAGGATACTCACATAGATGCGGTTGGTTCAATTAGAAAAGCTGTGGAAATATTAAGAGAAGGTATACCTATTACGGTAAAAATTGAGGTTGAAACAAGAAATTTAGATGAAGTTGCAGAAGCTGTGGAAGCCGGTGCTGATATAATTATGCTTGATAATTTTCCTTTGGATAAAATCAAAGAGGCTTGCCAAATAGTGAATGGTCGTGCTAGAATTGAAGTATCAGGGGGTGTTACATTAGAGAAGTTGGCTTTGTATAAAAATTTCCCTATTGACTACATTTCAGTGGGCGCCCTGACAAACAGATTTAAAGCGGTAGATATCAGTATGAAATTTGGAGAGCTCCTATGA
- a CDS encoding valine--tRNA ligase: MKETSLPTRIDPKEFEEKLYNEWLEKKYFHANEHSDKPPYSIVIPPPNVTGSLHMGHALNNTLQDILIRFHRMKGYEVLWLPGTDHAGIATQNVVEKMLAKEGISRHDLGREKFIERVWKWREESGGQIINQLKRLGASCDWDRERFTMDEGLSNAVRTVFVTLYKEGLIYRSNYIINWCPRCHTALSDLEVEHEDKEGALYYIYYPVEDSDEKLLIATTRPETMLGDTAVAVNPNDDRYKHLIGKYVILPIVGRRLPIIADEYVDMEFGTGALKVTPAHDPNDFELGKKYGLEEINVMDDSGIINENGGKFKGLDRFEARKRIVEELKELNLIEKIEKHEHSVGHCYRCKTVIEPRISMQWFVKIKPLAEKAIEAVEKGEIKIFPEMWTKTYFEWMYNIRDWCISRQIWWGHRIPAWYCDECGHINVDYKDPESCEKCGSKKLRQETDVLDTWFSSALWPFSTMGWPEKTKTLEKFYPTSCLVTGFDILFFWVARMIMMGLKFMNDVPFRHVYIHALVRDQYGQKMSKSKGNVIDPLIMIDKYGADAFRFTLAAFAAQGRDIKLAENRIEGYKNFVNKIWNASRFIMMNLDGSVDDIDFDALEMEDKWILENLAETGKNVEKYIKSYDFNEAANAIYQFFWHRLCDWYIEFIKHRIYNNVNKKNALAVARFVLEESLKILHPFMPFVTEFIYKNLTGNETITFGPYPEHEFNFKDDFDNIEKVIAFITNVRTVRGEYNIAPAKMIDIFVRCGDDFKNLINEKSEIIKKLAKIENISFTDSEIEKSAVQVEKDFTIYIPLEGIVDFEEEIKRLEKEKKSFEKDIKVYGKKLQNEEYLKKAPAHIIEKDKKKYEEAKIKLEEIEKSIERLKKLC; this comes from the coding sequence ATGAAAGAGACAAGCTTACCTACTCGCATTGATCCTAAAGAGTTTGAAGAGAAGCTTTATAATGAATGGCTTGAAAAAAAGTATTTTCATGCGAATGAGCATTCCGATAAACCACCTTATTCAATTGTTATTCCACCACCAAACGTAACAGGCTCCCTACATATGGGGCATGCTTTGAATAATACATTGCAGGATATTTTAATAAGATTTCATAGAATGAAAGGGTATGAAGTTCTTTGGTTGCCAGGGACTGACCATGCGGGGATAGCCACCCAGAATGTGGTGGAGAAGATGCTTGCGAAGGAGGGGATTTCAAGACACGATCTTGGAAGAGAGAAATTTATAGAAAGAGTTTGGAAATGGAGAGAGGAATCAGGTGGACAGATTATTAATCAGTTGAAAAGGCTTGGTGCAAGTTGTGATTGGGATAGAGAACGTTTTACAATGGATGAAGGTTTGTCAAACGCTGTTCGTACAGTTTTTGTGACACTATATAAGGAAGGGCTTATATACAGGTCAAACTATATTATTAACTGGTGTCCTAGGTGTCATACGGCTTTAAGCGATCTTGAAGTGGAGCATGAGGATAAGGAAGGAGCACTTTATTATATTTACTATCCGGTGGAAGATAGCGATGAAAAACTTCTTATTGCTACCACAAGACCTGAAACAATGTTGGGAGATACGGCTGTAGCTGTTAATCCTAATGATGATAGATATAAGCATCTAATTGGCAAATATGTGATACTTCCCATTGTGGGGAGAAGATTGCCCATAATTGCGGATGAATATGTTGATATGGAATTTGGGACAGGGGCACTTAAAGTTACTCCTGCTCACGATCCAAATGACTTTGAATTAGGGAAAAAATACGGGCTTGAAGAGATAAACGTAATGGATGATTCAGGTATCATCAATGAAAACGGGGGTAAGTTTAAGGGGCTTGATAGGTTTGAGGCGAGAAAGAGAATAGTTGAAGAGTTGAAAGAACTTAATCTTATTGAGAAAATAGAAAAACATGAGCATTCTGTTGGACATTGTTATAGATGTAAAACAGTGATTGAGCCTAGAATTTCAATGCAGTGGTTTGTGAAGATTAAACCACTTGCAGAAAAGGCTATTGAGGCTGTGGAAAAAGGGGAGATCAAGATATTTCCAGAAATGTGGACAAAAACATATTTTGAATGGATGTATAATATTAGAGATTGGTGTATTTCAAGACAAATCTGGTGGGGACACAGAATTCCTGCATGGTATTGTGATGAATGTGGTCATATAAATGTAGATTATAAAGATCCTGAATCTTGTGAGAAGTGTGGAAGCAAAAAGTTACGTCAGGAAACAGATGTTCTTGATACATGGTTTTCTTCTGCACTCTGGCCATTTTCAACTATGGGGTGGCCTGAAAAAACGAAAACCCTCGAAAAATTTTACCCCACAAGTTGTCTTGTAACTGGATTTGATATCCTATTTTTCTGGGTTGCCAGAATGATTATGATGGGACTCAAATTTATGAATGATGTTCCTTTTAGACATGTTTATATTCATGCTCTGGTCAGAGATCAGTATGGGCAGAAAATGAGTAAATCAAAAGGCAATGTAATTGATCCTCTGATAATGATTGATAAATATGGTGCGGATGCTTTCAGGTTTACCCTAGCTGCCTTCGCTGCTCAGGGTAGAGATATTAAGTTGGCAGAGAATAGGATCGAAGGGTATAAAAATTTTGTAAATAAAATCTGGAATGCATCAAGGTTTATAATGATGAATTTAGATGGTAGTGTGGATGATATAGATTTTGATGCACTTGAAATGGAAGATAAATGGATCCTTGAAAACCTTGCTGAAACAGGGAAAAATGTAGAAAAATATATCAAGTCATACGACTTTAATGAAGCAGCAAATGCGATATATCAATTTTTCTGGCATAGATTATGTGACTGGTATATAGAATTTATTAAACACAGAATCTACAATAATGTGAATAAGAAGAATGCCCTTGCTGTGGCGAGATTTGTTCTGGAAGAGTCATTGAAAATTTTACATCCATTTATGCCTTTTGTGACGGAGTTTATCTACAAAAATCTAACTGGTAATGAAACAATCACTTTTGGACCATATCCTGAGCATGAGTTTAATTTTAAAGATGATTTTGATAATATCGAAAAAGTTATTGCATTTATTACAAATGTAAGGACAGTTAGAGGCGAATATAATATTGCTCCTGCAAAAATGATTGATATTTTTGTGAGATGTGGAGATGATTTTAAAAATCTGATTAATGAGAAATCTGAAATCATTAAAAAGTTGGCTAAGATTGAAAATATTTCTTTCACAGATAGTGAGATAGAGAAGTCAGCTGTTCAGGTGGAGAAAGATTTTACAATTTATATACCATTAGAAGGTATTGTGGATTTTGAAGAAGAAATTAAGCGACTAGAAAAAGAGAAAAAATCTTTTGAAAAAGATATTAAAGTTTACGGGAAAAAACTTCAAAATGAGGAGTATCTTAAAAAGGCTCCTGCTCATATTATTGAGAAGGATAAGAAAAAATATGAAGAGGCTAAAATAAAGCTTGAAGAAATTGAAAAGAGTATCGAAAGGTTAAAGAAACTATGTTAA
- the tsaE gene encoding tRNA (adenosine(37)-N6)-threonylcarbamoyltransferase complex ATPase subunit type 1 TsaE yields MKHISNSINDTEKIAEQFANNLKGSEIILLEGDLGAGKTFFVKSVAKSIGCSDVITSPTFTLMQTYSGGEFTIFHFDLYRIKNFIELENFGFFEYLEEDGIKFVEWAERVNLESMLDNYIKINIEKTGEFSRVIEIFYKKGE; encoded by the coding sequence TTGAAGCATATCAGTAATAGTATAAATGATACAGAAAAAATTGCAGAGCAGTTTGCTAATAATTTAAAGGGCAGTGAAATTATACTCCTTGAGGGGGATCTTGGAGCAGGAAAGACGTTTTTTGTAAAATCTGTTGCAAAAAGTATAGGATGCTCAGATGTAATTACAAGTCCAACCTTTACTCTTATGCAAACATATTCAGGAGGAGAATTTACCATTTTTCATTTCGATTTATACCGTATTAAAAATTTTATTGAACTTGAAAATTTTGGATTTTTTGAATACTTAGAAGAGGATGGTATAAAGTTTGTGGAATGGGCAGAAAGGGTTAACTTGGAAAGTATGCTTGATAACTATATTAAAATAAATATTGAGAAAACAGGTGAATTTAGTAGAGTCATTGAAATTTTTTATAAAAAAGGAGAGTAG
- a CDS encoding NAD(P)H-hydrate dehydratase, which translates to MEVLSSAQMMEADRYTIEEIGIPSIVLMENAAKGIFEEFLKCEVKKDKIAVVVGKGNNGGDGLAVARHLINNGFSVDVILIYPPEDFKGDAKINYDILKKYPVKFIQYDENVEFDSYDVIFDAIFGTGLGKAVKGVAEQVIEKINFSRGFKIAVDIPSGLSGSSYEIFGKCVKADLTVTLARPKIVHVFYPAKKMCGEVVVKDISIPDSAVSKVNPELFMLNYENLPLIYKREPDSHKGNFGHNVVIGGSKGKMGAPVMAAYASLMAGAGLTTCAIFEDYYYYLSRYPEVMAYIVQGKDFYTLNEVNAIVDFVQDKDVLTIGCGMGRNHQIKEFLAELIDKTDHFTVIDADGLFHLDEILLEKLRYRAVLTPHIGEFARLLGVSKDEVLKDRINLAKEFAIKYGVVLVLKSADTIIATPDGLLFVVSNGVPALAKGGSGDCLAGVIGGLIAQKYSLVDAAKIGCFVMNVTASLLMEEKNEKCIKTTEVIENLYRGFNKIEAYQ; encoded by the coding sequence ATGGAAGTGCTTAGCTCTGCTCAGATGATGGAGGCTGATAGATATACAATTGAAGAGATTGGAATTCCATCTATTGTTTTGATGGAGAATGCGGCAAAGGGGATTTTTGAAGAGTTTTTAAAGTGTGAGGTGAAAAAAGATAAAATTGCCGTTGTAGTAGGGAAGGGGAACAATGGTGGAGATGGGCTTGCTGTGGCAAGGCATCTTATCAACAACGGATTTTCTGTGGATGTTATTTTGATCTACCCTCCTGAAGATTTTAAAGGTGATGCCAAAATAAATTATGACATTTTGAAAAAGTATCCGGTTAAGTTTATACAATATGATGAAAATGTTGAGTTTGACAGTTATGATGTGATTTTTGATGCGATTTTCGGTACTGGACTGGGCAAAGCAGTAAAAGGTGTGGCTGAGCAGGTCATTGAGAAAATTAATTTTTCAAGAGGATTTAAAATTGCAGTGGATATACCGAGCGGATTATCAGGTAGTAGTTATGAAATTTTTGGTAAATGTGTAAAAGCTGATTTGACCGTAACCCTTGCAAGGCCTAAAATTGTACATGTTTTTTACCCTGCAAAAAAGATGTGTGGTGAAGTAGTTGTTAAGGATATTTCCATACCGGACTCTGCCGTTTCAAAGGTAAATCCTGAGTTGTTTATGTTAAACTATGAAAACTTACCTTTGATTTACAAGAGAGAGCCTGATTCTCATAAAGGCAATTTTGGGCACAATGTGGTTATCGGTGGTTCAAAAGGAAAAATGGGAGCTCCTGTGATGGCAGCCTATGCATCTCTGATGGCAGGAGCTGGCCTTACAACCTGTGCAATTTTTGAAGATTATTACTATTATCTGTCAAGATATCCTGAAGTTATGGCATACATTGTACAGGGTAAAGATTTTTATACACTGAATGAAGTTAATGCAATTGTGGATTTTGTGCAGGATAAAGATGTTTTGACTATAGGTTGTGGGATGGGTAGAAACCATCAGATTAAAGAATTTTTGGCTGAACTAATTGATAAAACTGACCATTTTACAGTAATTGATGCTGATGGGCTTTTTCATTTGGATGAAATCTTGCTTGAAAAATTAAGGTACAGAGCGGTGCTTACTCCTCATATAGGTGAGTTTGCAAGGCTTCTTGGGGTCTCAAAGGATGAGGTTTTAAAAGATAGGATAAATCTTGCAAAGGAGTTTGCGATAAAATATGGTGTAGTGCTTGTCTTGAAAAGTGCTGACACTATCATTGCTACACCTGATGGTTTACTCTTTGTAGTTTCAAATGGAGTACCAGCTCTTGCAAAAGGTGGCAGTGGAGACTGTCTTGCTGGAGTGATTGGAGGTCTTATAGCTCAAAAATATTCTTTGGTAGATGCAGCCAAAATTGGATGTTTTGTGATGAATGTGACAGCTTCACTTTTGATGGAAGAGAAAAACGAAAAATGTATAAAAACTACTGAAGTAATCGAAAATCTTTACAGAGGGTTTAATAAAATTGAAGCATATCAGTAA
- the rfaE1 gene encoding D-glycero-beta-D-manno-heptose-7-phosphate kinase: protein MSIDLKHFYSLIDNFKELKILVIGDLMLDVFIYGTVDRISPEAPVPVVDVKKEVLMPGGAANVAANLRALGVNVFLCGIVGKDGNGKILEQLLVERGVENQFFIDDGRMTSTKTRIVAHSQQMVRFDKEEKHKLKKKDTDKIIDYLKEVKDELDAIIVSDYGKGVITKYLIEQLVENFSEKIITVDPKIENFYYYKNVTSLTPNNKEASQATNIKIEDEESLIKCGKYILNKLGTKSLLITRGAEGMTVFVDEEVRHIPAVAKEVYDVTGAGDTVISVFTSALAAGGNFVDAAILSNAAAGIVVGKVGTATTTTDELKENLPMLLKKMMEVTDGSA, encoded by the coding sequence ATGAGTATTGATTTAAAGCATTTTTATTCTTTAATTGATAATTTTAAAGAACTCAAAATTCTTGTTATTGGCGATTTGATGCTTGATGTTTTTATTTATGGAACTGTAGACAGGATTTCTCCAGAAGCTCCTGTGCCTGTGGTGGATGTTAAAAAAGAGGTGTTAATGCCAGGAGGGGCTGCCAATGTGGCGGCTAATTTGAGAGCTCTTGGTGTAAATGTTTTTTTATGTGGTATTGTGGGAAAAGATGGTAATGGTAAAATATTGGAACAACTTTTAGTTGAAAGAGGGGTTGAAAATCAATTTTTTATAGATGATGGCAGGATGACATCCACTAAAACTCGTATTGTGGCACACAGCCAGCAGATGGTGAGATTTGATAAAGAAGAAAAACATAAGCTAAAAAAGAAAGATACTGATAAAATAATAGATTATTTAAAAGAAGTAAAAGATGAACTTGATGCTATAATAGTGTCAGATTATGGTAAAGGGGTTATAACTAAATATTTGATTGAACAGCTTGTAGAGAATTTTTCTGAAAAGATTATTACAGTTGATCCTAAGATAGAAAATTTTTATTATTATAAAAATGTCACTTCTCTTACTCCTAATAACAAAGAGGCATCACAAGCTACTAATATAAAAATAGAGGATGAAGAATCTCTCATTAAGTGCGGGAAATATATTCTAAATAAACTTGGGACAAAATCACTTCTTATCACTCGTGGTGCGGAAGGGATGACGGTGTTTGTTGATGAAGAAGTTAGACATATTCCTGCAGTGGCAAAAGAGGTTTATGATGTTACTGGAGCTGGTGATACTGTGATTTCTGTGTTTACATCAGCGCTTGCTGCTGGTGGTAATTTTGTAGATGCAGCGATCCTTTCAAATGCTGCTGCCGGTATTGTGGTTGGAAAAGTAGGAACTGCTACAACAACAACAGATGAGTTAAAAGAAAACCTCCCTATGTTGTTAAAAAAGATGATGGAGGTTACAGATGGAAGTGCTTAG
- a CDS encoding Trm112 family protein, translating to MGINKELLDILACPKCKGDIRLSKDEKWIVCDNCKLLYEIREDIPVMLIDEAKEVENTDEY from the coding sequence ATGGGAATCAATAAAGAGCTTCTTGATATACTTGCTTGTCCTAAATGTAAAGGTGATATTAGACTTTCTAAAGATGAAAAATGGATAGTATGTGATAATTGCAAACTTCTTTATGAAATAAGAGAAGATATTCCTGTTATGCTTATTGATGAAGCAAAAGAGGTAGAGAATACAGATGAGTATTGA
- a CDS encoding ZIP family metal transporter, giving the protein MNAIFYGFLGSFIAGLATTLGALPLFIIKNPSRAALDFMLGISAGIMLAATIFSLLIPAMDIGGITITVIGFLAGAIFLNYMEKFIPHYHVEKGYEGPPSRMRKIWLFVLAITLHNFPEGLAVGVSFGGNQIQNGISLTIAIGLQNIPEGLAVAAALISEGKSIWYATTITFLSGIVEPIGGLLGAGIVSIMLPLYPFFLSFAAGAMFFVISDEIIPETHKGGYERLATFGIIAGFVVMLILDNALG; this is encoded by the coding sequence ATGAATGCAATTTTTTACGGATTTTTAGGCAGTTTTATTGCAGGGCTTGCAACTACACTTGGAGCTTTACCTCTTTTTATTATAAAAAATCCTTCGAGAGCTGCTCTAGATTTCATGTTAGGAATATCTGCAGGAATAATGCTCGCTGCCACCATATTCAGTTTGCTTATCCCAGCCATGGATATAGGTGGAATAACCATTACAGTTATTGGATTCCTTGCGGGAGCCATTTTTCTAAATTACATGGAAAAATTTATTCCACATTACCATGTAGAAAAAGGTTATGAAGGTCCTCCATCTAGAATGAGAAAAATTTGGCTTTTTGTACTTGCTATTACATTACATAATTTCCCTGAGGGGTTAGCTGTGGGAGTATCCTTTGGAGGAAACCAAATTCAAAATGGAATATCACTTACAATAGCCATCGGTTTACAAAATATCCCTGAAGGGTTGGCTGTGGCTGCAGCACTTATTTCTGAAGGAAAAAGTATATGGTATGCTACTACCATCACCTTTTTATCTGGAATTGTTGAACCAATAGGAGGATTATTGGGAGCTGGAATCGTTTCAATTATGCTACCATTGTACCCCTTTTTCTTGTCGTTTGCTGCAGGTGCCATGTTTTTCGTAATAAGTGATGAAATTATACCTGAAACTCACAAAGGGGGATATGAAAGACTTGCCACTTTTGGCATAATTGCTGGTTTTGTTGTAATGTTAATTCTTGATAATGCATTGGGATAA
- a CDS encoding TIGR01212 family radical SAM protein (This family includes YhcC from E. coli K-12, an uncharacterized radical SAM protein.), which translates to MRYYTFSEFLKKRYGKKVWKIPVDAGFTCPNRDGTKGIGGCAYCNVSSFSNISTDEIKDQILTKIAKLERRKINKFIVYFQSYSNTHAPINIIKEKIESALVDDRIVALYVGTRPDCIDEEKLEYFKNLSKKIDIVMEYGLQTIHNVTLQKINRASTFEEFDNALKLTRKYELPVCAHIILGLPGENESMMYETVKYLAKEKIDFIKFHHLHIVKNTKMCTDYQKGKIKLLSEDQYIKILAHSISLLPENTVIARVVGDAPNDFLIAPNWPANKSEFLKKLNNYMETNNLFQGKLKQC; encoded by the coding sequence ATGAGATATTATACATTCAGTGAATTTCTTAAAAAAAGGTATGGAAAAAAGGTATGGAAAATACCTGTTGATGCCGGTTTTACCTGTCCAAACAGGGATGGCACAAAAGGTATTGGAGGATGTGCATATTGTAATGTCAGTTCTTTTTCAAACATAAGCACTGATGAAATAAAAGATCAGATTTTAACTAAAATAGCAAAACTTGAAAGGCGCAAAATAAACAAATTTATAGTTTATTTCCAGTCATATTCAAATACTCATGCACCAATTAATATAATCAAAGAAAAAATCGAATCAGCACTTGTCGACGACAGAATTGTGGCATTATACGTGGGTACTAGGCCTGACTGTATCGACGAAGAAAAACTTGAATACTTTAAGAATTTAAGCAAAAAAATTGATATAGTGATGGAATACGGACTTCAAACCATCCACAATGTAACACTACAGAAAATAAACCGTGCAAGTACCTTTGAAGAGTTTGACAATGCTTTAAAACTAACCAGAAAATACGAATTACCTGTTTGCGCACATATAATATTAGGTCTACCTGGTGAAAATGAATCAATGATGTACGAAACAGTTAAATATTTAGCAAAAGAGAAGATAGACTTTATTAAATTTCACCACCTTCATATTGTAAAAAATACTAAAATGTGTACAGATTACCAAAAAGGTAAAATAAAGTTATTATCAGAAGATCAGTACATAAAAATTCTTGCTCACAGTATATCTCTCTTGCCTGAAAATACTGTAATAGCAAGGGTTGTAGGAGATGCACCCAACGATTTTCTTATTGCTCCAAATTGGCCAGCAAATAAAAGCGAATTTTTAAAAAAACTTAATAATTATATGGAGACAAATAATCTCTTTCAGGGTAAACTTAAACAATGTTAA
- the cls gene encoding cardiolipin synthase codes for MLTILEFIFQYIGLIISFVFALIILSGRREARATLAWLLVVIFFPYIGAIFYIFFGNYRLKRIVERKIRDSKRIHVTQYHSYLPEYEQNKFGKIVEKITGLEPFLCSEMELLPSAIEKYSKLFQDINNAKNYILLEYYVFRQDDVGKFLIKLLTKKAREGVKVFLIYDGIGAIGLTLKKTLNPLIEAGGKCAPFLSPLSFKTFSRVNFRNHRKIAIIDGEVCYTGGINIGNEYVGDLFNEQKWYDAHIRFRGNGVRFVEEIFAEDWYFITNEDITELFDTREIKGGDTTVHIIPSGPDQESPYIYDTLFTVFNQAEQSIEIITPYLVPDAPIMESLKNAAKRGVLVKLILPGKNNHPMVAAAGRSYYEELLAAGVKIYEMKDIMLHAKIIKVDNNWVTVGSANLDIRSFRLNFELNVVIYSSDFSYQATQLFNYYLNMSKEINYEYVINRPYRVRIFEGICRTLSPVL; via the coding sequence ATGTTAACCATTTTAGAGTTTATATTTCAATATATCGGTTTAATAATCTCTTTTGTTTTCGCTCTTATAATTTTGTCAGGTAGAAGAGAGGCAAGAGCTACCCTTGCCTGGCTTCTGGTGGTTATATTTTTCCCCTATATTGGTGCCATTTTTTACATTTTTTTTGGCAATTACAGATTAAAAAGAATTGTTGAAAGAAAAATTAGAGATTCAAAAAGAATTCATGTTACTCAGTACCATAGCTATTTACCTGAATATGAACAGAACAAGTTTGGAAAAATTGTAGAGAAAATAACAGGGCTTGAGCCATTTTTATGCAGTGAAATGGAACTTTTACCAAGTGCAATTGAAAAATATTCAAAACTTTTTCAGGATATAAATAATGCAAAAAATTATATTTTACTGGAATACTATGTCTTTCGCCAAGACGATGTTGGAAAATTTTTAATAAAACTTCTGACAAAAAAAGCACGTGAAGGGGTAAAAGTTTTTCTTATTTACGATGGAATTGGTGCTATCGGACTTACACTTAAAAAAACACTTAATCCTTTAATTGAGGCAGGTGGAAAATGTGCTCCTTTTCTATCCCCTTTAAGTTTCAAGACCTTTTCAAGGGTAAATTTTAGAAACCATAGAAAAATCGCCATAATTGATGGAGAAGTCTGTTATACCGGTGGGATAAATATAGGGAATGAGTATGTAGGCGATTTGTTTAATGAACAAAAATGGTACGATGCACATATAAGATTTAGAGGTAATGGGGTAAGATTTGTTGAAGAAATTTTTGCTGAAGATTGGTACTTCATAACCAATGAAGATATCACTGAACTTTTCGATACAAGAGAAATAAAAGGCGGAGATACTACTGTTCATATAATTCCTTCTGGACCAGATCAAGAATCTCCTTACATCTATGATACCCTCTTTACAGTTTTTAATCAGGCCGAACAATCCATTGAAATTATTACTCCCTATCTTGTTCCTGATGCACCCATAATGGAATCACTGAAAAATGCCGCCAAGAGAGGAGTTTTAGTAAAATTAATACTTCCTGGGAAAAATAACCATCCAATGGTGGCTGCGGCAGGTCGCTCATATTATGAAGAATTGCTAGCAGCTGGTGTAAAAATCTACGAAATGAAAGATATCATGCTCCATGCTAAAATAATAAAAGTGGACAATAATTGGGTTACAGTTGGTTCAGCTAATCTTGATATCAGAAGTTTCAGACTTAATTTTGAGCTCAATGTAGTTATTTATTCAAGTGATTTTTCTTACCAGGCTACTCAGCTATTTAACTATTATCTGAACATGTCAAAAGAGATAAATTATGAATATGTAATAAACAGACCATATCGTGTAAGAATCTTTGAAGGTATCTGTCGCACCCTTTCCCCTGTGTTATAA